In Raphanus sativus cultivar WK10039 chromosome 5, ASM80110v3, whole genome shotgun sequence, the following proteins share a genomic window:
- the LOC108858403 gene encoding carbon catabolite repressor protein 4 homolog 4-like, translating into MSNDNVEGQNRETIKELYDEVDEERNAASTAANEVMSMIPRLQRDETETKMELRRVKRCAKEKMEHDQDQLLALEDMVYKREQTIQVLTCEAQAYKHRTMSYGFTESETCSIEINLVLILGFSKSKELILHHKQLNQAYICYQCELYRWDNRSKAVLDNIKSFEADFICLQEVEEYDSFFKRIMGAQGYSGIYIQKGEDHKRDGVAIFYKPKLAEFLDEEFIALNDRGHPESTRGGQRLKCDSVAILAAFKISKPFNHIVIIANAHLKSGEPDLWGDVRLAQTDTLMLFLAFFWRRVSGIYECNPSVILAGDFNSNPSSEVYGYLNSKTIALTMSPFGEDHDKENQADFKLRSVYGLTKREPRFTKYAPGSAETMDYVFFKPSEFTSPVKLLELPEVVDFLPSEGHPSDHLPIGVEFEIKQSKTTK; encoded by the exons ATGAGTAACGACAATGTTGAAGGACAAAATAGG GAAACGATTAAGGAGTTATATGATGAGGTTGACGAAGAGCGGAACGCTGCTTCCACAGCTGCGAACGAGGTAATGTCTATGATACCGAGGTTGCAGAGGGACGAGACTGAGACTAAAATGGAACTGAGACGGGTTAAGCGTTGTGCTAAGGAGAAGATGGAGCATGATCAGGATCAGCTTTTGGCTCTGGAAGATATGGTTTATAAGAGGGAGCAGACTATTCAGGTTCTCACTTGTGAAGCTCAAGCTTACAAGCATAGAACGATGAGTTACGGGTTCACTGAGTCTGAG ACTTGCTCGATCGAGATCAATCTAGTTTTGATTCTTGGATTTTCCAAAAGCAAAGAACTAATTCTACATCACAAACAACTAAACCAAGCTTATATATGTTATCAATGTGAATTATATAGGTGGGATAACCGTTCGAAAGCTGTTCTTGATAATATAAAGAGTTTTGAAGCTGATTTCATCTGTCTACAG GAAGTAGAGGAGTACGATAGCTTTTTCAAGAGAATTATGGGTGCTCAAGGCTACTCTGGGATTTATATTCAGAAAGGAGAAGACCATAAAAGAGATGGCGTTGCAATATTTTACAAGCCCAaact GGCAGAGTTTCTTGATGAAGAATTCATTGCACTCAACGATCGTGGTCACCCTGAAAGTACCAGAGGCGGCCAAAGACTAAAATGTGATAGCGTAGCAATACTGGCAGCTTTCAAGATCTCAAAGCCATTTAATCATATTGTTATCATTGCAAATGCTCATCTAAAATCAGG GGAACCTGATTTATGGGGTGATGTGAGGCTAGCTCAAACCGATactttaatgttatttttagcCTTCTTCTGGAGGAGGGTTTCGGGCATATACGAGTGCAATCCATCAGTGATCCTTGCCGGTGACTTCAACTCAAACCCTTCGAGTGAG GTGTATGGATACCTAAATTCGAAAACTATAGCGTTGACGATGTCGCCTTTCGGGGAGGACCACGACAAAGAAAATCAAGCTGATTTTAAACTGCGAAGTGTGTATGGACTCACGAAAAGAGAACCAAGGTTTACAAAATATGCGCCAGGTTCAGCTGAAACAATGGATTACGTGTTCTTCAAGCCTTCTGAATTTACTTCACCTGTGAAGCTCCTGGAGTTACCAGAGGTTGTCGATTTCTTACCAAGTGAAGGCCATCCGAGTGATCATTTACCCATAGGAGTTGAGTTTGAGATCAAGCAATCGAAAACTACGAAATGA